The DNA segment GACTCCAAGATCGCTTTTTCAGATTGCGTCAGGGCTTCACCCGTGGGCTTGGTTGGTTCGTTCGGAGCTAGTTTTTCTTGGTCTGAAGATGAAATTTCGGTAGATTTTTTTCCGTCGGCTGGAGAAACTGGCTTACTGGACTCTTCTAAAAAGGGAGCGCTTTCACCCTGGGAAGGTCTAACCCTTGCAACCAAGTTAGAACGTGAATAGGTATTCGCAGCGCCTTGCAAGCCTGCAAAACCAGAAGAGACTGCCTGATTTCGCCAATATTGTCCGCGTGTAAAGCGATCTTTATTTTCAGGCTGTTCAACCCGCGGCTTTAGCGCTTGCTCAAACGACCCGACTCCGGAACTGACCGGATACGATGGTATGGTTGAAAGTAGTGAATTAATATCGACAATAGACATATATCAAGCCGTTTTTCTAATAGCCCGCCAGAACCTAAACAGTTCCCAGGCAGATGCACCGCCGAGCAAAACAGACTGCTCCCTGAGTATCCTATCGGCAAGGCATCAAAACAACTTTAAAATATTTTTTACTTTTCTGGTAACTTCTTCAAAAGTTAACCAGTTAATCACCTAACCAGCTGATTCTTATCATTTTTCCTGGCAAACACTGCGAGCGCCAATAGGGACAAATCTTCTTTTTTGGGGCCCGATGTAGATCTGGCGTGGTCTACCGATGCGCCAGTTCTCATCATCCCACATCTCCTTCCAGTGCGCTATCCAGCCTGGCAGACGGCCCAGGGCAAACATCACCGTGAACATGTCAGTTGGAATACCAATGGCCTTATAGATAATACCACTATAGAAATCGACATTAGGATAGAGATTACGGGAGATAAAATAGTCATCAGTCAAGGCCACTTCTTCAATCTCTTTGGCAATATCAAGCAATGGATCAGAGACATTTAAAGCCGTCAATACATCATCGCAGGCTTTCTTAATAATCCGAGCCCGGGGATCATTACTCTTGTATACCCGGTGCCCAAAGCCAACCAGACGAAATGGATCGTTTTTATCTTTGGCTTTTTCAATATATTTTTTATAGTTTCCGCCCTCATAATAGATTCTTTCCAGCATCTCAATAACCGCCTGATTTGCACCGCCATGCAATGGGCCCCAGAGAGCACTTATGCCCGCTGAAATCGAGGCATAAAGATTCACATGAGCACTGCCGACAAGACGAACCGTCGATGTCGAGCAGTTTTGTTCATGATCACCATGTAAAATTAAAAGTTTATTTAAGGCATTAACCACTATGGGGTCGACCTCGTAAGGCATTACTGGCGAGTCAAACATCATGTTCAAAAAGTTAGCACAGTACGAATAATCATGTCGGGGGTAGACCAAACGGTGCCCCATTGCTTTTCTGTAGGAAAAGGCCGCTATGGTTCTCACTTTTGAGATTAAGCGTGCGGCCATTCTGTCCAGATTCTCCAACGGATTATCAATCATCTCAGGATAAAACACACAGAGAGAGTTTACCATTGAGGATAAAATTGACATTGGCGGCGAGCCAGGAGGAAACCGGTCAAAAAAGTGAACCATATCCTCATGAAGCAGCGAATACTTATTCATAAGATGCTTAAAATGATCAAGCTCAGTTTCGGTTGGCAGACAGCCATGAACCAAGAGATAAGCAACCTCGACAAAAAGACATTGTTCAGCCAACTCTTCTATCGCGTAGCCACGATAGCTCAGAATCCCTTTTTCACCATCAAGAAAGGTTATTTTACTTGTACAGGAACCCGTATTAACAAAACCATAGTCCAGGGTAATCAGAGAGGTGCTTGAGCGCAACGAACTGATATCAATCGCCTTCTCACCCTCAGTACCTTCAACAATAGGAAACTCAAACTTTTCTCCGTCAAGAACCAACTCAACCTTCTGACCATTTAAAAATTTTTCAAATCCCATAACGACACCATTTTTTTGCAAAAAACCAATTTAAAAACAAACAACAGCCTGACATAAGTAGCTGACAGTCCAAGCCCCACTACTTCAATACCATCCAGACAAACGAATAACAGCGTTCCACAGCAGACTTGCGCAACTGCACATAATCCGTTAAAAGAGGGATCATAAGGCAGTTCTCATTCGATGGCATTGCCATTGCGCAACGAAATAAGCCCTAACTATAACAAAAAATCCTTTTTCTTTCAATGCCCACCGCATCGACACACAAAACCCGCCTCAAACATTTCATCGAAAAGGTGACCCTGTATCCAGTTTCCTGTGAAGAACTGGCCAATGGCCGAAGTGACATCGAATGGCTTGAAGCAGTGCTTGCCGGTGGCGCAAAAATTGTTCAACTTCGCGACAAACTCTCTGACGACAAAACTGTGTTTGAGAAGGCAAAAATTTTTCGAAAAAAAACGCAGCAGGCCAATGCGCTTCTCATCATAAACAACAGAATCGATATTGCCTTAGCTGTTGGTGCCGATGGCGTTCATCTTGGCAACAGTGACTTGCCAGCCAACGAGGCTCGAAAACTGGCTCCGGAAATGATCATAGGCGTTTCAGCAAACACTGAAGATCAGGCCGCAAAGGCTGCGGGATTAGGCGCTTCCTACTATAATATCGGACCTATCTTTCCGACATCGACCAAAGAGGGTCTGTCTTCTTTTCTTGGAACAGGAGCGATCAAACTATTCTCATCACATTCAGATCTGCCTTTCACCGTCATGGGGGGAATCAAGCTCAACCATGTTGCAGAGCTAACCGCCCATGGCGCTCATCGAATTGCGGTAGTCACTGCAATCACCCAGGCAGAAGAGATGGCCACCGAAACCAGACTCTGGCTTGACCAACTAAAACAAGAGCGGTAAAAAATAAACTATGGAAACTTCGCACACCGTGAACCTATCAGACACCAAAAAAGCTATTCTTCTCCTCATCGATTATGCAGTAGAACCTGATGAGCAAGAAGACGCCATAAAACTTCTCGACAAATATGAGTCGG comes from the Desulfobulbaceae bacterium genome and includes:
- a CDS encoding citrate synthase; translated protein: MGFEKFLNGQKVELVLDGEKFEFPIVEGTEGEKAIDISSLRSSTSLITLDYGFVNTGSCTSKITFLDGEKGILSYRGYAIEELAEQCLFVEVAYLLVHGCLPTETELDHFKHLMNKYSLLHEDMVHFFDRFPPGSPPMSILSSMVNSLCVFYPEMIDNPLENLDRMAARLISKVRTIAAFSYRKAMGHRLVYPRHDYSYCANFLNMMFDSPVMPYEVDPIVVNALNKLLILHGDHEQNCSTSTVRLVGSAHVNLYASISAGISALWGPLHGGANQAVIEMLERIYYEGGNYKKYIEKAKDKNDPFRLVGFGHRVYKSNDPRARIIKKACDDVLTALNVSDPLLDIAKEIEEVALTDDYFISRNLYPNVDFYSGIIYKAIGIPTDMFTVMFALGRLPGWIAHWKEMWDDENWRIGRPRQIYIGPQKRRFVPIGARSVCQEK
- the thiE gene encoding thiamine phosphate synthase; translated protein: MPTASTHKTRLKHFIEKVTLYPVSCEELANGRSDIEWLEAVLAGGAKIVQLRDKLSDDKTVFEKAKIFRKKTQQANALLIINNRIDIALAVGADGVHLGNSDLPANEARKLAPEMIIGVSANTEDQAAKAAGLGASYYNIGPIFPTSTKEGLSSFLGTGAIKLFSSHSDLPFTVMGGIKLNHVAELTAHGAHRIAVVTAITQAEEMATETRLWLDQLKQER